In Ooceraea biroi isolate clonal line C1 chromosome 13, Obir_v5.4, whole genome shotgun sequence, a genomic segment contains:
- the LOC105286301 gene encoding HMG box transcription factor BBX isoform X2 has protein sequence MNSLPPLSCRCLPPFCFLVLREPLGTFGAQKPSARENTQAPPPPPLGIFSRQFAGGQRRAIPSDAVLAENNICESREAREPAHHARRPMNAFLIFCKRHRGSVRSGFPHLENRAVTRVLGEWWATLHPDQKRSYTNLAQEYKDAFLNANPDFKWYKLPAPPLRTLNTRPTNKKQESSSSGAQSTDSVKSEYESSDCTKPDRRDGQLIQPGKLADESQIGGLSSLFTPQKTESSEEQVTVNGIIAENDIPKPPKKRYTESPFQSDQKRDCKADLFGEKKRKRAESNNNEQHETIIEDEKHAINPFAATHTQPEENSFRSERTCKGLRYQKFLAEQMKNIGPSGQQTKRRRITGSHGSDERPNERRNSISSNVSEKTDSLSSEGGNSSRGELEHLVESAEGNMEASRPEDTETEGAEVDYGPWTARKRFRAEDFNLEKKIEALPSLSLEEFQEKKKQQRTKKKKILQKVNSSASKRHQNNPSSSSQTSSQTRRMNATNVSSEDLEKAHLVGSQKRKARKQSITRNAAAINSAKQSEDQEANKSWCASPDLEALECLATVAANRTKLTKNNA, from the exons ATGAATTCCCTGCCGCCGCTGTCCTGCCGATGCCTTCCTCCTTTCTGTTTTCTTGTTCTCAGGGAACCCTTGGGAACGTTTGGTGCGCAAAAACCTAGCGCAAGGGAGAACACACaggctcctcctcctcctcctctggGAATATTCTCGAGGCAATTCGCAGGCGGTCAACGTCGCGCGATTCCATCCGACGCAGTCCTCGCCGAGAACAACATATGC GAATCACGTGAGGCACGGGAACCAGCCCATCATGCAAGGCGTCCCATGAACGCATTTCTGATTTTTTGTAAGAGGCATCGCGGCTCGGTGCGATCTGGCTTTCCACATTTAGAAAACAGAGCTGTTACAAGGGTCTTGGGCGAGTGGTGGGCAACCCTTCATCCTGATCAAAAACGTTCCTACACAAATCTCGCACAGGAG taCAAGGATGCGTTTTTGAATGCGAATCCTGACTTCAAGTGGTACAAATTACCAGCACCTCCGCTACGTACTTTAAATACTAGGCCTACCAACAAGAAGCAGGAGTCGAGTAGTAGTGGCGCGCAATCCACAGATAGTGTCAAATCTGAATACGAGTCTTCCGATTGTACAAAGCCAGACAGACGGGACGGACAATTAATTCAACCGGGCAAACTAGCGGACGAGTCGCAAATTGGTGGGCTCAGTTCTCTGTTTACGCCTCAAAAGACAGAGTCGTCTGAGGAACAGGTGACAGTGAACGGTATCATAGCGGAAAATGACATTCCGAAGCCACCTAAGAAAAGGTATACGGAATCGCCTTTCCAAAGTGATCAGAAACGAGACTGCAAAGCGGATCTCTTTggcgaaaaaaagaggaaacgagCCGAGTCAAATAACAACGAACAACACGAAACG ATCATAGAGGATGAGAAACACGCAATAAATCCCTTTGCGGCGACACACACGCAACCGGAGGAGAACAGTTTTCGTAGCGAAAGAACGTGTAAAGGTTTACGTTATCAGAAATTTCTTGCTGAACAGATGAAAAATATTGGCCCGTCTGGGCAACAAACTAAACGAAGACGGATAACTGGCAGTCATGG ATCTGATGAACGTCCaaatgaaagaagaaattccATTTCCTCGAACGTCAGCGAAAAGACAGATTCTTTGAGCAGTGAGGGAGGAAATAGCTCTCGCGGAGAGCTGGAACATCTCGTGGAGAG TGCTGAAGGAAATATGGAAGCTTCGAGACCCGAAGATACGGAAACTGAGGGAGCCGAAGTGGATTATGGTCCTTGGACAGCACGTAAAAGATTTCGAGCCGA AGACTTTAATTTGGAAAAGAAGATCGAAGCACTACCCTCATTGAGCCTGGAGGAGTttcaagagaagaagaagcagcaacgtacgaaaaaaaagaaaattttacaaaaggtCAACTCTTCGGCGAGCAAGAGGCACCAAAATAATCCGTCTTCTAGCAGTCAGACAAGCAGCCAGACCCGAAGGATGAATGCGACAAATGTGAGTTCCGAGGATTTGGAGAAGGCTCACCTCGTTGGAAGCCAGAAACGAAAAGCACGGAAACAAAGCATAACGCGGAATGCTGCGGCAATAAATTCAGCCAAACAGTCTGAGGATCAAGAAGCAAATAAAT CTTGGTGTGCGTCCCCAGATCTTGAAGCTCTAGAGTGTCTTGCTACGGTTGCCGCCAACAGAACAAAACTCACCAAAAATAACGCTTAA
- the LOC105286301 gene encoding HMG box transcription factor BBX isoform X3 — translation MAANEQQRKESREAREPAHHARRPMNAFLIFCKRHRGSVRSGFPHLENRAVTRVLGEWWATLHPDQKRSYTNLAQEYKDAFLNANPDFKWYKLPAPPLRTLNTRPTNKKQESSSSGAQSTDSVKSEYESSDCTKPDRRDGQLIQPGKLADESQIGGLSSLFTPQKTESSEEQVTVNGIIAENDIPKPPKKRYTESPFQSDQKRDCKADLFGEKKRKRAESNNNEQHETIIEDEKHAINPFAATHTQPEENSFRSERTCKGLRYQKFLAEQMKNIGPSGQQTKRRRITGSHGSDERPNERRNSISSNVSEKTDSLSSEGGNSSRGELEHLVESAEGNMEASRPEDTETEGAEVDYGPWTARKRFRAEDFNLEKKIEALPSLSLEEFQEKKKQQRTKKKKILQKVNSSASKRHQNNPSSSSQTSSQTRRMNATNVSSEDLEKAHLVGSQKRKARKQSITRNAAAINSAKQSEDQEANKSWCASPDLEALECLATVAANRTKLTKNNA, via the exons ATGGCTGCCAACGAGCAACAACGTAAG GAATCACGTGAGGCACGGGAACCAGCCCATCATGCAAGGCGTCCCATGAACGCATTTCTGATTTTTTGTAAGAGGCATCGCGGCTCGGTGCGATCTGGCTTTCCACATTTAGAAAACAGAGCTGTTACAAGGGTCTTGGGCGAGTGGTGGGCAACCCTTCATCCTGATCAAAAACGTTCCTACACAAATCTCGCACAGGAG taCAAGGATGCGTTTTTGAATGCGAATCCTGACTTCAAGTGGTACAAATTACCAGCACCTCCGCTACGTACTTTAAATACTAGGCCTACCAACAAGAAGCAGGAGTCGAGTAGTAGTGGCGCGCAATCCACAGATAGTGTCAAATCTGAATACGAGTCTTCCGATTGTACAAAGCCAGACAGACGGGACGGACAATTAATTCAACCGGGCAAACTAGCGGACGAGTCGCAAATTGGTGGGCTCAGTTCTCTGTTTACGCCTCAAAAGACAGAGTCGTCTGAGGAACAGGTGACAGTGAACGGTATCATAGCGGAAAATGACATTCCGAAGCCACCTAAGAAAAGGTATACGGAATCGCCTTTCCAAAGTGATCAGAAACGAGACTGCAAAGCGGATCTCTTTggcgaaaaaaagaggaaacgagCCGAGTCAAATAACAACGAACAACACGAAACG ATCATAGAGGATGAGAAACACGCAATAAATCCCTTTGCGGCGACACACACGCAACCGGAGGAGAACAGTTTTCGTAGCGAAAGAACGTGTAAAGGTTTACGTTATCAGAAATTTCTTGCTGAACAGATGAAAAATATTGGCCCGTCTGGGCAACAAACTAAACGAAGACGGATAACTGGCAGTCATGG ATCTGATGAACGTCCaaatgaaagaagaaattccATTTCCTCGAACGTCAGCGAAAAGACAGATTCTTTGAGCAGTGAGGGAGGAAATAGCTCTCGCGGAGAGCTGGAACATCTCGTGGAGAG TGCTGAAGGAAATATGGAAGCTTCGAGACCCGAAGATACGGAAACTGAGGGAGCCGAAGTGGATTATGGTCCTTGGACAGCACGTAAAAGATTTCGAGCCGA AGACTTTAATTTGGAAAAGAAGATCGAAGCACTACCCTCATTGAGCCTGGAGGAGTttcaagagaagaagaagcagcaacgtacgaaaaaaaagaaaattttacaaaaggtCAACTCTTCGGCGAGCAAGAGGCACCAAAATAATCCGTCTTCTAGCAGTCAGACAAGCAGCCAGACCCGAAGGATGAATGCGACAAATGTGAGTTCCGAGGATTTGGAGAAGGCTCACCTCGTTGGAAGCCAGAAACGAAAAGCACGGAAACAAAGCATAACGCGGAATGCTGCGGCAATAAATTCAGCCAAACAGTCTGAGGATCAAGAAGCAAATAAAT CTTGGTGTGCGTCCCCAGATCTTGAAGCTCTAGAGTGTCTTGCTACGGTTGCCGCCAACAGAACAAAACTCACCAAAAATAACGCTTAA
- the LOC105286306 gene encoding probable sulfite oxidase, mitochondrial — protein sequence MSLHWRIFHGVRQKSQVPLLQVIVKSYNNTYRQYSTEKKYTFSQNVHTQDSYKSYATYVAIAASVLGISYYTFKYKQNVYALNAAQSIQCGQLRKDLSTYTLEEIGKHDRKENRIWVTFRQGVYDITEFVDKHPGGPSKILMAAGGSIDPFWSIFANHNTPEIYSLLESMRIGNISEEDARSNTSDSYDAYANEPTRHRALIVNGHKPFCAEPPSSMLAESFLTPTDLFYVRNHLPVPEIDLKNYALELAVEETTKKTLDFEAIRKYKRHTITAAVMCGGNRRSDMSKIKKLKGINWSVGAVGNATWTGARLCDVLKDLGINEDEFEHVQFEGYDLDPSGTPYGASIPIAKAIDPRGDVILAYEMNGEPLSKDHGFPIRVIVPGVVGARNVKWLSKISVSRRESQSQWQQGDYKGFSPSTDWDNVDFSKSPAIQEMPVISAICEPQSGDEVQVKNGKIQVRGYAWSGGGRKTIRVDVTNDKGTTWHTANLTEDPQAKQGRYWSWTLWNVELPVAKNSGKTEIWAKAVDSAYNVQPESFRNIYNLRGLLCNAYHKVMIKLKQ from the exons ATGAGTTTACACTGGAGAATATTTCATGGAGTGAGGCAAAA atcGCAAGTACCACTGCTGCAAGTGATTGTAAAGagttataataatacgtaCAGGCAATATTCCACAGAGaagaaatatacattttcCCAAAATGTACATACACAGGATTCTTATAAATCGTACGCAACATATGTTGCCATTGCTGCATCTGTTTTAGGTATATCGTACTATACCTTCAAGTATAAACAAAATGTTTATGCCCTCAATGCAGCACAAAGTATACAATGTGGGCAATTACGAAAGGACTTGTCGACCTATACCCTGGAGGAAATAGGAAAGCATGACAGGAAAGAAAATCGCATTTGGGTCACTTTTAGACAAGGAGTGTACGACATTACAGAATTTGTAGATAAACATCCGGGTGGTCCCTCAAAGATCTTAATGGCAGCGGGAGGTTCGATCGATCCTTTTTGGTCGATTTTTGCAAATCATAATACCCCAGAAATATATTCGTTGTTGGAATCCATGAGAATAGGGAATATCTCGGAAGAGGATGCCAGATCCAATACAAGTGATTCGTACGACGCATATGCAAACGAACCTACCAGGCACAGGGCATTAATTGTTAACGGTCACAAGCCTTTCTGTGCAGAGCCGCCGTCTTCGATGTTGGCTGAGAGTTTTCTTACACCAAC CGATCTTTTTTACGTCAGGAATCACTTGCCTGTCCCCGAGATAGATCTGAAGAATTATGCATTAGAATTGGCAGTAGAAGAAACTACTAAAAAGACACTTGATTTTGAGgcaataagaaaatataaaagacaTACAATAACAGCTGCTGTTATGTGTGGTGGAAACAGACGTTCAGATATGTCGAAG ATAAAGAAACTAAAAGGGATTAATTGGAGTGTCGGTGCTGTTGGAAATGCAACGTGGACGGGTGCAAGATTATGTGATGTACTAAAGGATTTAGGAATTAATGAAGATGAATTTGAGCATGTACAG TTTGAGGGGTACGATCTAGATCCATCTGGTACGCCGTACGGTGCAAGTATCCCTATCGCAAAAGCTATCGATCCGCGAGGAGACGTAATATTGGCATATGAGATGAACGGTGAACCACTAAGCAAGGATCATGGATTTCCAATTAGAGTGATCGTTCCTGGTGTCGTGGGTGCAAGAAACGTGAAATGGCTCA GTAAAATTTCTGTATCAAGGCGAGAGAGTCAGTCGCAGTGGCAACAGGGTGACTACAAAGGCTTTTCACCGAGTACGGATTGGGACAACGTCGACTTCAGTAAATCACCCGCGATACAAGAAATGCCTGTAATATCAGCGATTTGTGAACCACAAAGTGGAGATGAGGTCCAAGTTAAGAATGGAAAAATACAAGTGAGAG GCTACGCATGGTCTGGTGGTGGTCGGAAGACAATACGCGTCGATGTGACAAACGATAAAG GCACGACTTGGCATACGGCAAACCTGACCGAAGATCCTCAGGCGAAGCAAGGTCGATATTGGAGTTGGACATTGTGGAATGTGGAACTTCCCGTTGCGAAAAACAGCGGCAAAACTGAGATTTGGGCAAAAGCAGTTGATTCTGCCTACAATGTGCAGCCAGAGAGTTTCAGAAACATCTATAACCTCCGAGGATTACTCTGCAACGCATATCACAAAgttatgattaaattaaagcAATAG
- the LOC105286301 gene encoding HMG box transcription factor BBX isoform X4 — translation MNAFLIFCKRHRGSVRSGFPHLENRAVTRVLGEWWATLHPDQKRSYTNLAQEYKDAFLNANPDFKWYKLPAPPLRTLNTRPTNKKQESSSSGAQSTDSVKSEYESSDCTKPDRRDGQLIQPGKLADESQIGGLSSLFTPQKTESSEEQVTVNGIIAENDIPKPPKKRYTESPFQSDQKRDCKADLFGEKKRKRAESNNNEQHETIIEDEKHAINPFAATHTQPEENSFRSERTCKGLRYQKFLAEQMKNIGPSGQQTKRRRITGSHGSDERPNERRNSISSNVSEKTDSLSSEGGNSSRGELEHLVESAEGNMEASRPEDTETEGAEVDYGPWTARKRFRAEDFNLEKKIEALPSLSLEEFQEKKKQQRTKKKKILQKVNSSASKRHQNNPSSSSQTSSQTRRMNATNVSSEDLEKAHLVGSQKRKARKQSITRNAAAINSAKQSEDQEANKSWCASPDLEALECLATVAANRTKLTKNNA, via the exons ATGAACGCATTTCTGATTTTTTGTAAGAGGCATCGCGGCTCGGTGCGATCTGGCTTTCCACATTTAGAAAACAGAGCTGTTACAAGGGTCTTGGGCGAGTGGTGGGCAACCCTTCATCCTGATCAAAAACGTTCCTACACAAATCTCGCACAGGAG taCAAGGATGCGTTTTTGAATGCGAATCCTGACTTCAAGTGGTACAAATTACCAGCACCTCCGCTACGTACTTTAAATACTAGGCCTACCAACAAGAAGCAGGAGTCGAGTAGTAGTGGCGCGCAATCCACAGATAGTGTCAAATCTGAATACGAGTCTTCCGATTGTACAAAGCCAGACAGACGGGACGGACAATTAATTCAACCGGGCAAACTAGCGGACGAGTCGCAAATTGGTGGGCTCAGTTCTCTGTTTACGCCTCAAAAGACAGAGTCGTCTGAGGAACAGGTGACAGTGAACGGTATCATAGCGGAAAATGACATTCCGAAGCCACCTAAGAAAAGGTATACGGAATCGCCTTTCCAAAGTGATCAGAAACGAGACTGCAAAGCGGATCTCTTTggcgaaaaaaagaggaaacgagCCGAGTCAAATAACAACGAACAACACGAAACG ATCATAGAGGATGAGAAACACGCAATAAATCCCTTTGCGGCGACACACACGCAACCGGAGGAGAACAGTTTTCGTAGCGAAAGAACGTGTAAAGGTTTACGTTATCAGAAATTTCTTGCTGAACAGATGAAAAATATTGGCCCGTCTGGGCAACAAACTAAACGAAGACGGATAACTGGCAGTCATGG ATCTGATGAACGTCCaaatgaaagaagaaattccATTTCCTCGAACGTCAGCGAAAAGACAGATTCTTTGAGCAGTGAGGGAGGAAATAGCTCTCGCGGAGAGCTGGAACATCTCGTGGAGAG TGCTGAAGGAAATATGGAAGCTTCGAGACCCGAAGATACGGAAACTGAGGGAGCCGAAGTGGATTATGGTCCTTGGACAGCACGTAAAAGATTTCGAGCCGA AGACTTTAATTTGGAAAAGAAGATCGAAGCACTACCCTCATTGAGCCTGGAGGAGTttcaagagaagaagaagcagcaacgtacgaaaaaaaagaaaattttacaaaaggtCAACTCTTCGGCGAGCAAGAGGCACCAAAATAATCCGTCTTCTAGCAGTCAGACAAGCAGCCAGACCCGAAGGATGAATGCGACAAATGTGAGTTCCGAGGATTTGGAGAAGGCTCACCTCGTTGGAAGCCAGAAACGAAAAGCACGGAAACAAAGCATAACGCGGAATGCTGCGGCAATAAATTCAGCCAAACAGTCTGAGGATCAAGAAGCAAATAAAT CTTGGTGTGCGTCCCCAGATCTTGAAGCTCTAGAGTGTCTTGCTACGGTTGCCGCCAACAGAACAAAACTCACCAAAAATAACGCTTAA
- the LOC105286302 gene encoding armadillo-like helical domain-containing protein 3, with amino-acid sequence MAMRKRSGSGAKRQHKCKLVPIYESFFKGEDLTLAHPNFWNELFLIKPMVPHIESEILHMTSEQLNASKENLNALVCHCVDTLVDEHPFRIVYALQTLAAVIQSMYKKANQGDYGFNLIDILVGFDSAEQRMTTLMQHCNNFLTGEYPDSLKALCLKLLLIIVTGMDNISQNTLLEYVMLNSVFESLIQLLRDTATRNRHGHDAVLLLTLLVNYRKYESANPYIVKLSILDDELALNGYGQAISGSLTEFCRQFVQQRAEIQASWLSSLTSIVGSMFVGEEEAKTQQVRANNALLLALYEATHLNRNFVTTLAYTQSDTSAPPSPNNTLGPNAVAPGASPPDVMAQPFNLLATFLQYCSIVMQVIRTEAIMNNVKLCFLILSCIAEDQYANSLMHDANLAFRVQLHRVPMHHRKLQDKAAPAQPLAATLLDLLVEFVTSHMMKKFPLELYHQCIGVLQRLLCYQKRCRVRLGYQWRDLWTALINLLKFLTTHESHLIKKMNIFPLAIQVVNILNFFITYADTFLSSPSSYDELFYEIIRMRLIFTNLNAMALRYSTSESYEYKEHALKLTNSLVNVRDIVNHFPPKIAAWLAKESLSTPTEQQILAVIIQNYDSLALKLQDNLDQYERYSEKPNHTAFFEEMVTGVIVDTRASIDLNNLDTQTILEELSNIS; translated from the exons ATGGCTATGAGAAAAAGAAGTGGCTCTGGCGCCAAGCGTCAACATAAATGCAAGCTGGTACCGATCTATGAGAGTTTCTTTAAAGGCGAAGATTTAACACTAGCTCATCCAAATTTCTGGAATGAATTGTTCCTCATTAAACCTATG gTACCTCATATCGAGAGTGAAATTCTGCATATGACATCGGAACAGTTAAATGCTAGCAAAGAAAATTTGAATGCACTGGTATGCCATTGTGTCGACACGTTAGTTGATGAACATCCATTTAGAATAGTATATGCACTGCAAACTTTGGCAGCGGTTATTCAGTCTATGTACAAGAAAGCCAACCAAGGAGACTatggatttaatttaatagatattCTAGTAGGCTTTGACTCTGCGGAGCAAAGGATGACAACATTAATGCAgcattgcaataattttttaacag GTGAATATCCAGACAGTTTGAAAGCTTTATGCCTGAAATTATTGTTGATAATAGTTACTGGTATGGACAATATCAGCCAAAATACCTTATTAGAATATGTGATGCTAAACAGTGTTTTTGAATCACTGATTCAA TTATTGAGAGATACAGCTACTAGAAATCGCCACGGCCATGATGcggttttattattaacgctTCTAGTCAACTACAGAAAGTACGAGAGTGCAAATCcttatattgttaaattatcAATTCTGGATGATGAATTAGCTCTCAACGGATACGGGCAAGCTATATCGGGTTCATTAACCGAGTTTTGCCGGCAATTCGTTCAACAAAGAGCAG AGATACAAGCATCTTGGTTATCCTCGCTGACTAGTATAGTCGGGAGCATGTTTGTCGGCGAAGAAGAAGCAAAAACGCAACAAGTTCGTGCAAATAATGCTTTACTCTTAGCTTTATATGAAGCTACACATTTAAATCGTAACTTCGTAACTACGTTGGCCTATACGCAAAGCGATACTAGTGCACCTCCGTCGCCGAATAATACTTTAGGTCCAAATGCAGTAGCTCCTGGTGCTTCTCCACCCGACGTCATGGCTCAACCGTTTAATCTCTTAGCGACTTTTCTGCAATATTG TTCGATAGTTATGCAAGTTATTAGAACAGAGGCTATAATGAATAACGTGAAATTGTGTTTCCTGATATTAAGCTGCATCGCGGAAGATCAATACGCAAACAGTTTAATGCACGATGCAAATCTGGCATTTCGAGTACAACTGCATAGAGTTCCCATGCATCATAGAAAGTTACAAGACAAGGCAGCGCCTGCTCAACCACTTGCAGCCACGTTACTCG aTCTGCTGGTTGAGTTTGTAACATCGCACATGATGAAAAAATTTCCACTTGAATTGTATCATCAATGCATCGGCGTGCTGCAAAGGCTGTTATGTTACCAAAAGAGGTGTCGCGTTAGGCTTGGTTATCAATGGCGAGATCTTTGGActgcattaattaatctacTCAAGTTCTTAACGACACACGAGAGCCATCTTATTAAGAAAATGAACATATTTCCTTTAGCTATCCAG GTGGTAAACATTCTAAACTTTTTTATCACATACGCTGATACTTTTCTGTCATCGCCTAGTAGCTACGACGAGTTGTTTTACGAAATTATTCGTATGAGACTTATCTTCACCAATTTAAACGCTATGG CACTTAGGTACTCGACCAGTGAATCGTACGAATACAAAGAACATGCGCTTAAGCTAACGAACTCTCTCGTCAATGTGAGAGACATAGTAAATCATTTTCCACCAAAAATAGCTGCATGGCTGGCGAAAGAAAGCTTGTCGACACCAACGGAACAGCAAATTCTAGCGGTCATCATACAGAATTATGATAGTCTCGCTTTAAAATTGCAGGATAATTTGGACCAGTATGAGAGATATTCAGAAAAGCCTAATCATACTGCATTTTTTGAGGAAATG GTGACTGGAGTGATAGTGGATACAAGGGCTTCGATAGATCTTAATAACTTAGATACGCAAACTATATTAGAGGAGCTTTCAAATATCTCATAA
- the LOC105286301 gene encoding HMG box transcription factor BBX isoform X1 yields MHRPSHRTKRALLCQKSSADSFRDAVHRRARYRRATTGTKTTGTTDGRRFVTSTCSCACVCVNDGCAQGRTPVGYRGARTFLARATFPNNPLVFIQRSRSRSTVFTFVGQPSSCQCASYDSTRMHDDRGDDESREAREPAHHARRPMNAFLIFCKRHRGSVRSGFPHLENRAVTRVLGEWWATLHPDQKRSYTNLAQEYKDAFLNANPDFKWYKLPAPPLRTLNTRPTNKKQESSSSGAQSTDSVKSEYESSDCTKPDRRDGQLIQPGKLADESQIGGLSSLFTPQKTESSEEQVTVNGIIAENDIPKPPKKRYTESPFQSDQKRDCKADLFGEKKRKRAESNNNEQHETIIEDEKHAINPFAATHTQPEENSFRSERTCKGLRYQKFLAEQMKNIGPSGQQTKRRRITGSHGSDERPNERRNSISSNVSEKTDSLSSEGGNSSRGELEHLVESAEGNMEASRPEDTETEGAEVDYGPWTARKRFRAEDFNLEKKIEALPSLSLEEFQEKKKQQRTKKKKILQKVNSSASKRHQNNPSSSSQTSSQTRRMNATNVSSEDLEKAHLVGSQKRKARKQSITRNAAAINSAKQSEDQEANKSWCASPDLEALECLATVAANRTKLTKNNA; encoded by the exons ATGCACCGTCCTTCCCATCGGACGAAACGTGCGCTTTTGTGTCAAAAGTCATCGGCTGATTCATTTCGCGATGCCGTGCACCGTCGTGCGCGATATCGACGTGCGACCACGGGGACAaagacgacggggacgacggacGGACGACGTTTCGTCACATCGACGTgttcgtgtgcgtgtgtgtgtgtgaacgACGGGTGTGCGCAGGGAAGAACCCCGGTGGGATATCGCGGGGCGCGGACGTTCCTCGCGCGAGCCACATTCCCGAATAATCCGCTCGTCTTCATTCAAAGATCGCGCAGTCGGTCCACCGTATTTACATTCGTCGGTCAGCCGAGCAGCTGTCAGTGTGCGTCGTATGACAGCACGAGGATGCACGACGATCGCGGTGACGAT GAATCACGTGAGGCACGGGAACCAGCCCATCATGCAAGGCGTCCCATGAACGCATTTCTGATTTTTTGTAAGAGGCATCGCGGCTCGGTGCGATCTGGCTTTCCACATTTAGAAAACAGAGCTGTTACAAGGGTCTTGGGCGAGTGGTGGGCAACCCTTCATCCTGATCAAAAACGTTCCTACACAAATCTCGCACAGGAG taCAAGGATGCGTTTTTGAATGCGAATCCTGACTTCAAGTGGTACAAATTACCAGCACCTCCGCTACGTACTTTAAATACTAGGCCTACCAACAAGAAGCAGGAGTCGAGTAGTAGTGGCGCGCAATCCACAGATAGTGTCAAATCTGAATACGAGTCTTCCGATTGTACAAAGCCAGACAGACGGGACGGACAATTAATTCAACCGGGCAAACTAGCGGACGAGTCGCAAATTGGTGGGCTCAGTTCTCTGTTTACGCCTCAAAAGACAGAGTCGTCTGAGGAACAGGTGACAGTGAACGGTATCATAGCGGAAAATGACATTCCGAAGCCACCTAAGAAAAGGTATACGGAATCGCCTTTCCAAAGTGATCAGAAACGAGACTGCAAAGCGGATCTCTTTggcgaaaaaaagaggaaacgagCCGAGTCAAATAACAACGAACAACACGAAACG ATCATAGAGGATGAGAAACACGCAATAAATCCCTTTGCGGCGACACACACGCAACCGGAGGAGAACAGTTTTCGTAGCGAAAGAACGTGTAAAGGTTTACGTTATCAGAAATTTCTTGCTGAACAGATGAAAAATATTGGCCCGTCTGGGCAACAAACTAAACGAAGACGGATAACTGGCAGTCATGG ATCTGATGAACGTCCaaatgaaagaagaaattccATTTCCTCGAACGTCAGCGAAAAGACAGATTCTTTGAGCAGTGAGGGAGGAAATAGCTCTCGCGGAGAGCTGGAACATCTCGTGGAGAG TGCTGAAGGAAATATGGAAGCTTCGAGACCCGAAGATACGGAAACTGAGGGAGCCGAAGTGGATTATGGTCCTTGGACAGCACGTAAAAGATTTCGAGCCGA AGACTTTAATTTGGAAAAGAAGATCGAAGCACTACCCTCATTGAGCCTGGAGGAGTttcaagagaagaagaagcagcaacgtacgaaaaaaaagaaaattttacaaaaggtCAACTCTTCGGCGAGCAAGAGGCACCAAAATAATCCGTCTTCTAGCAGTCAGACAAGCAGCCAGACCCGAAGGATGAATGCGACAAATGTGAGTTCCGAGGATTTGGAGAAGGCTCACCTCGTTGGAAGCCAGAAACGAAAAGCACGGAAACAAAGCATAACGCGGAATGCTGCGGCAATAAATTCAGCCAAACAGTCTGAGGATCAAGAAGCAAATAAAT CTTGGTGTGCGTCCCCAGATCTTGAAGCTCTAGAGTGTCTTGCTACGGTTGCCGCCAACAGAACAAAACTCACCAAAAATAACGCTTAA